In Oryza glaberrima chromosome 8, OglaRS2, whole genome shotgun sequence, the following are encoded in one genomic region:
- the LOC127781579 gene encoding dicarboxylate transporter 2.1, chloroplastic-like, with product MERLRIAVSHHRAALPLPTHHNHLRRRHLQLQPFPSSLSLSLPISPQLSPAPPRRHLLPPLLASASAAQAAGPAPAPAAGGGGGAKPVPLLVSLAVGLAVRFLAPRPAEVTPQAWQLLSIFLTTIAGLVLGPLPVGAWAFLGLTATVATRTLPFTAAFGAFTNEVIWLIVISFFFARGFVKTGLGDRVATYFVKWLGRSTLGLSYGLAISEACIAPAMPSTTARAGGVFLPIVKSLSLSAGSKPNDPSARKLGSYLVQSQLQASGNSSALFLTAAAQNLLCLKLAEEIGVKIANPWISWFKVASLPAIISLLATPYLLYKIFPPEIKDTPEAPAIAAQKLKNMGPVTRNEWIMVATMILAVSLWIFGDTIGVSSVVAAMIGLSILLLLGVLNWEDCLNEKSAWDTLAWFAILVGMAGQLTNLGIVSWMSNCVAKVLQSFSLSWPAAFGVLQASYFFIHYLFASQTAHVGALYSAFLAMHLAAGVPAILSALALTYNSNLFGALTHYSSGQSAVYYGAGYVDLPDVFKLGFTTAAINAVIWGVVGTFWWKFLGLY from the exons atggagcgCCTCCGCATCGCCGTCTCCCACCACCGGGCGGCGCTTCCACTTCCGACCCACCAcaaccacctccgccgccgccatctccagcTACAGCCCTTCCCcagctccctctccctctcgctccCCATCTCGCCCCAGCTCTCGCccgcccctcctcgccgccacctcctccccccgctcctcgcctccgcgtccgccgcccAGGCCGCGGGCCCTGcccccgcgccggcggcgggcggcggcggcggcgcgaagccgGTTCCCCTACtcgtctccctcgccgtcggcctcgccgtccgcttcctcgcgccgcggccggccgagGTGACCCCGCAGGCGTGGCAGCTCCTCTCCATCTTCCTGACCACCATCGCCGGGCTCGTCCTCGGCCCGCTTCCCGTCGGCGCCTGGGCATTCCTCGGGctcaccgccaccgtcgccacgcGGACGCTCCCGTTCACCGCGGCGTTCGGGGCGTTCACCAACGAGGTCATCTGGCTCATCGTCATATCCTTCTTCTTCGCCCGGGGGTTCGTGAAGACCGGACTCGGGGATCGTGTGGCCACCTATTTCGTCAAGTGGTTGGGGCGCAGCACGCTGGGCTTGTCGTACGGGCTCGCCATCAGCGAGGCATGCATCGCGCCGGCGATGCCCAGCACCACGGCGAGGGCCGGTGGGGTGTTCCTTCCAATAGTCAAGTCGCTATCTCTTTCGGCTGGCAGCAAGCCGAACGACCCATCGGCGAGGAAGCTGGGCTCCTACCTTGTGCAGTCTCAGTTACAG GCATCTGGTAACTCAAGTGCTCTCTTCCTGACTGCTGCAGCACAAAATCTCTTGTGTCTGAAGTTAGCTGAGGAGATTGGTGTTAAGATTGCAAACCCATGGATATCTTGGTTTAAGGTTGCTAGTTTGCCTGCCATCATTTCTCTCTTAGCGACACCTTATTTGTTATACAAAATATTCCCACCTGAAATAAAGGACACTCCTGAGGCCCCTGCAATAGCTGCACAAAAACTGAAGAACATGGGACCAGTAACAAGAAATGAATGGATCATGGTTGCTACAATGATTCTTGCTGTTTCACTGTGGATTTTTGG ggataCTATCGGTGTGTCAAGTGTTGTTGCTGCGATGATTGGTCTTTCAATTCTTCTTCTGCTTGGGGTTCTGAACTGGGAAGATTGCCTGAATGAAAAATCTGCATGGGACACATTAGCTTGGTTTGCTATTCTAGTTGGAATGGCAGGGCAGCTCACGAACCTTGGAATTGTATCATGGATGTCAAATTGTGTTGCAAAAGTTCTCCAGTCTTTCTCATTGAGTTGGCCTGCAGCATTTGGTGTTCTTCAGGCCTCCTATTTCTTTATTCACTATCTCTTTGCAAGCCAAACAGCACATGTTGGAGCTTTGTATTCAGCATTTCTTGCGATGCATTTAGCAGCTGGCGTTCCAGCTATACTGTCGGCACTTGCTTTGACATACAATTCAAATCTCTTTGGTGCACTGACACATTATAGTAGTGGGCAGTCTGCAGTATACTATGGAG CGGGGTATGTTGATCTTCCTGATGTATTCAAACTGGGTTTTACAACAGCAGCAATCAATGCTGTGATATGGGGAGTCGTCGGTACATTTTGGTGGAAGTTTTTAGGGCTTTATTGA
- the LOC127781580 gene encoding probable bifunctional riboflavin biosynthesis protein RIBA 1, chloroplastic, with protein sequence MDSCTANLMSRLSSIYSQHRTSGLRSDRSIMPNSTSNSLRTISSVHLPYNHRARNFHISHAAGDSSEHVIINGQASPSKVVQADAAALGTIAADMAPVVDGFSADDDELDLDSPTEGFSSIPEAIEDIRQGKYVIVVDDEDRENEGDLIMAASKVTPEAMAFIVRHGTGIVCVSMKEDDLERLELPLMVTTKENEEKLRTAFTVSVDAKEGTTTGVSAKDRANTVLALASPNSKPEDFNRPGHIFPLKYREGGVLKRAGHTEASVDLAMLAGLPPAAVLCEIVDDDDGSMALLPKLQDFARRENLKIISIADLIRYRRKRDRLVERVCVTPLQLQWGSFQSYCYRSLIDGMEHIAMVKGDVGDGQDILVRVHSECLTGDIFGSARCDCGNQLALAMTMIEKTGRGVVVYLRGHEGRGIGLGHKLRAYNLQDDGRDTVEANEDLGLPVDSREYGIGAQILRDLGVRTMRLMTNNPAKYTGLKGYGLSVLGRVPLLTPITNENRRYMETKRLKMGHVYGTRPSGNTSTLADGGIKKEQDQIDSASEQE encoded by the exons atGGATTCCTGTACTGCAAATCTCATGTCACGGCTGAGCAGCATTTACAGCCAACACAGGACTTCTGGATTGCGGTCTGATCGTTCAATTATGCCAAATTCTACATCAAACAGTTTGAGGACAATCAGTTCTGTTCACTTGCCGTATAACCATCGGGCCAGAAATTTTCATATATCTCATGCTGCGGGTGATTCTTCAGAACATGTTATTATAAATGGACAGGCTAGTCCTTCTAAAGTGGTTCAAGCAGATGCTGCTGCACTTGGGACCATAGCTGCTGATATGGCACCTGTTGTTGATGGTTTTTCTGCTGATGATGACGAGCTTGACCTAGACAGCCCAACTGAGGGTTTCTCATCCATTCCTGAAGCTATTGAGGATATTCGCCAAGGAAAA TATGTGATTGTTGTGGACGATGAAGATAGAGAGAATGAAGGAGATCTTATAATGGCAGCATCAAAGGTGACACCTGAGGCTATGGCTTTCATAGTGAGGCATGGGACAGGCATTGTATGTGTCAGCATGAAAGAAGATGACCTGGAAAGACTAGAACTTCCTCTTATGGTGACAACAAAGGAAAATGAAGAGAAGCTGCGGACTGCCTTCACTGTTTCAGTG GATGCTAAAGAAGGCACAACAACAGGGGTTTCAGCTAAGGATCGGGCAAATACAGTCTTAGCACTTGCATCTCCTAAttctaagcctgaagactttaACAGGCCAGGACATATTTTTCCTCTTAAATATAGAGAAGGAGGTGTGCTGAAAAGGGCTGGGCATACTGAAGCATCAGTTGACCTTGCCATGTTGGCTGGGTTACCTCCTGCTGCTGTTCTTTGTGAAATTGTTGATGATGACGATGGATCCATGGCTTTATTGCCAAAACTCCAAGATTTTGCAAGAAGGGAGAACCTGAAGATAATTTCAATTGCGGACTTGATTAG GTATAGGAGGAAGAGAGACAGATTGGTAGAACGTGTTTGTGTTACACCTTTACAATTACAATGGGGATCATTTCAATCTTATTGCTACCGATCTCTTATTGATGGGATGGAGCACATTGCTATGGTCAAG GGTGATGTTGGTGATGGCCAGGATATCTTAGTGCGAGTGCATTCGGAGTGCCTAACTGGAGATATATTTGGATCAGCCAGGTGTGATTGTGGGAATCAACTTGCCCTGGCAATGACCATGATTGAGAAGACTGGCAGGGGTGTAGTAGTTTACCTTCGTGGACATGAAGGTAGGGGCATTGGTTTGGGTCACAAGCTTCGTGCATACAATTTGCAGGACGATGGGCGGGATACTGTTGAGGCTAATGAGGATCTAGGTCTGCCGGTTGATTCACGAGAGTACGGTATTGGTGCACAG ATACTACGAGATCTTGGTGTCCGAACCATGAGGCTTATGACTAACAATCCTGCGAAATATACTGGACTGAAGGGCTATGGTTTGAGTGTCTTGGGCAGAGTGCCACTGTTGACACCAATAACCAATGAGAATCGGCGTTACATGGAAACAAAGAGATTAAAGATGGGGCATGTTTATGGAACCCGGCCTAGTGGTAATACAAGCACCTTGGCTGATGGCGGCATAAAAAAGGAGCAAGATCAGATTGACAGTGCTAGCGAGCAAGAGTAA